The following proteins are co-located in the Solanum pennellii chromosome 8, SPENNV200 genome:
- the LOC107026725 gene encoding 2-isopropylmalate synthase A-like codes for MTLVNGLNKFSNPNYVSIFDTTLRDGEQAPGAAMTAKQKMDIAHQLVKLGVDVIEAGFPASSEVEFELVKSIAHEIGNSVDEEGYVPMICGAARCTKKEIERCWDALKYAKIPMICTFIATSDIHMKYKLNMSREQVVEKATSMVAYARSLGCEHVRFAIEDATRSDKEFLCHIIGEIIKAGATCICLADTVGCNLPNEFGQLVAHVKANTPGIQNVILAVHCHNDLGLATANTLAGICSGVRQVDVTINGIGERAGNASLEEIVMAIKCRGEEVLGGVYTGINTKHIFTTSNMVEEYSGLKLQPHKAIVGVNAFSHESGIHQDGILKNRSTYEFISAEDIGFIRSTEHGIKLGKLSGRHALKAKMLLLGYNFEDKVLEDLFWRFKSMAGNKKNITDDDLRALVSNEDIQTQIA; via the exons atgactcTTGTTAATGGTTTGAACAAATTCTCAAACCCTAACTATGTTTCAATTTTCGATACGACGCTTCGTGACGGAGAGCAAGCTCCTGGTGCAGCCATGACTGCTAAACAAAAAATGGATATTGCACATCAATTAGTCAAGCTTGGTGTTGATGTAATTGAGGCTGGTTTTCCAGCTTCCTCTGAGGTTGAGTTTGAGCTTGTAAAGTCTATAGCACATGAAATCG GTAATAGCGTAGATGAAGAGGGATATGTACCGATGATTTGTGGTGCGGCGAGATGTACTAAGAAGGAGATTGAAAGATGTTGGGATGCTTTGAAGTATGCAAAGATACCAATGATTTGTACGTTTATCGCAACAAGTGATATACATATGAAGTATAAATTGAATATGAGTAGAGAACAAGTTGTGGAGAAAGCAACTAGTATGGTAGCTTATGCTAGAAGCCTTGGATGTGAGCATGTTCGATTTGCAATCGAAGATGCTACGAG ATCTGATAAGGAGTTTCTCTGTCATattattggagaaattatcAAAGCTGGTGCAACATGCATTTGTCTTGCTGATACTGTTGGATGCAATTTGCCAAATGAATTTGGACAACTAGTTGCTCATGTAAAAGCTAATACCCCTGGAATTCAAAATGTAATCCTTGCTGTACACTGTCACAACGATCTTGGACTTGCTACTGCCAACACATTAGCT GGAATTTGTTCAGGAGTAAGACAAGTAGATGTAACCATCAATGGTATTGGTGAAAGAGCTGGAAATGCTTCTCTAGAAGAG ATAGTAATGGCCATAAAATGTCGTGGAGAGGAAGTACTAGGTGGTGTCTATACCGGGATtaatacaaaacatatattCACAACAAGCAACATG GTAGAGGAGTATAGTGGGCTTAAGCTACAACCACATAAGGCCATTGTTGGTGTTAATGCTTTTTCTCATGAAAGTGGAATTCATCAG GATGGAATATTAAAGAACAGAAGTACATATGAGTTTATATCTGCTGAAGATATTGGATTTATTCGTTCAACTGAACATGGTATTAAATTGGGAAAACTCAG TGGGCGTCATGCATTGAAAGCCAAAATGCTTTTG CTTGGATATAATTTTGAGGATAAAGTACTTGAAGACCTCTTTTGGAGATTTAAGTCAATGGCTGggaataaaaag aatATAACAGATGATGATTTAAGAGCACTTGTATCAAATGAAGATATCCAGACTCAAATTGCTTGA